One stretch of Syntrophorhabdales bacterium DNA includes these proteins:
- a CDS encoding diguanylate cyclase, translating into MKILVVDDDPDLLLLTTQLLRKAGYEVGQASTGKECLEILLRDHPDLVLLDVMLPDMTGIELCRHIKSDERLRSTFVILLSGVQTSSEYQADGLNVGADGYLVKPVSNKELLARVQAMLRIKRAEDALHASELRYRRLFETTQDGILILNSDTGVVEDVNPSLLSMLGYTREELLGKNCWKTGLFGSSDEGETAFRELQQQGTLRHQDVTLVTKQGQEITVQCVSNLHDVEERKLVQCNVRDVTERKRLEEKLQRMSLLDDLTGLYNRRGFFVLSEQQLRIAERARQELLLFFADLDNLKEINDAWGHQEGDQALIEIAGVLKETFRKSDIIGRLGGDEFAVLAVDTADGKGSALIGRLENALDACGRRSRRRYPLSLSAGVARYDPGNPSSLDALIAQADALMYEKKRTRQG; encoded by the coding sequence ATGAAAATACTTGTCGTGGATGATGATCCCGACCTGCTCCTGCTTACGACTCAACTCTTGAGAAAAGCGGGTTACGAAGTCGGGCAGGCCTCAACGGGCAAAGAATGTCTCGAAATCCTGCTAAGGGATCACCCTGACTTGGTCCTTTTGGATGTGATGCTCCCAGATATGACAGGAATCGAGCTGTGCAGGCACATCAAATCGGACGAACGTCTGAGGAGTACGTTCGTCATTCTGCTATCCGGAGTCCAGACCTCATCCGAGTATCAGGCGGACGGGCTCAACGTCGGGGCAGACGGCTACCTCGTGAAGCCTGTTTCCAACAAAGAACTCCTGGCACGTGTGCAGGCTATGCTCCGTATCAAGCGGGCAGAGGATGCGCTGCATGCGTCGGAGCTTCGTTACCGGAGACTTTTTGAGACAACCCAGGACGGTATCCTGATCCTGAATAGCGACACGGGAGTAGTAGAGGACGTGAACCCGTCCCTGCTCTCCATGCTGGGCTACACGCGCGAGGAACTCCTGGGTAAGAACTGCTGGAAGACCGGTCTCTTCGGAAGCAGCGACGAAGGCGAAACGGCTTTCAGAGAGCTTCAGCAACAAGGAACGCTCCGTCACCAGGACGTGACGCTTGTTACCAAGCAGGGACAGGAAATAACGGTACAGTGTGTGAGCAATCTCCACGATGTGGAAGAGAGAAAACTTGTCCAGTGCAATGTTCGCGACGTGACCGAACGGAAACGACTCGAAGAGAAGCTCCAGAGGATGTCGTTGCTGGATGACCTCACCGGCCTGTACAACCGACGGGGTTTCTTTGTGCTTTCCGAGCAACAGCTTAGAATAGCCGAGAGGGCAAGGCAGGAGCTCCTTCTTTTCTTTGCCGACTTGGATAACCTGAAAGAGATCAATGACGCATGGGGTCATCAGGAGGGTGACCAGGCGCTGATTGAAATTGCGGGGGTGCTGAAGGAAACGTTCAGAAAATCAGACATTATCGGACGCTTGGGAGGGGACGAGTTTGCTGTCCTCGCAGTAGATACTGCCGATGGAAAGGGAAGCGCGCTCATTGGTCGCCTCGAGAACGCTCTTGATGCGTGCGGTAGGCGCAGCAGGAGAAGGTATCCTCTGTCGCTGAGCGCGGGAGTCGCGCGCTATGACCCGGGAAACCCGTCTTCTCTCGATGCACTCATTGCCCAGGCAGACGCCTTGATGTACGAGAAGAAACGGACCAGGCAGGGTTAG
- a CDS encoding ATP-binding protein has protein sequence MSKSQRLYGPTEHTIRESRDTDTSVYPQSQRHSGDVAADEDREVYAEQVRQLYSNSMPGLLASAINALLIVVIQRSVTPHSNLIVWIALLAVISLLRYRDIRAYWREPPEAAQAARWGKRFAIGLALSGVAWGSAAIFLFPVESLAHETFLAFVVGGMVAGAAAAFSSIMTAFLAYSVPALTPIIVHFALLGDELRLAMGGMTLLFGIMMFVVAQRVHTVRIASVRLRFQNRGLVCDLTEQSLAKEALKKARDELEGRVRERTAELNNAYEVLQVEVEERRKVEKELRLLTTAIEQAVEGVFVNAPDGTIVYANKAFCRMLGYREEELIGQRIWKTRADDSGQSSTLIWATINAGNVWTGRITRRRKDGGLIETETSVGPIKDDTGKVINQVGVCRDITGQLRLEDQLRQAQKMEALGTLAGGIAHDFNNILAAMLGFTEMVIEDVSDRPDVQHKMERVLKAGLRGRDLVKQILAFSRNAEGELKELSLTSLIRETHALLRASLPSIIEMRLAVDTKDDCVLGEPTQLQQVIMNLVTNAAYAMRENGGLLTTRLSSTTFPERNVSLDPDMKPGTYVKLTVSDTGTGMTDEVRERIFEPFFTTKEPGQGTGMGLAVAYGIVKSHGGTITAQSQPGQGSTFEVFLPQAQKPRTTKEAATTDAPLRGTERILFVDDEELLVEMVSQVLGDLGYHVTTARNGSEAWDLFREDPSEFDLVITDQTMPDMSGMSLAQKMLKVRKELPVILCTGHSETVSPETAHEVGISAFAMKPVLKRELAETVRRVLDGAMVRI, from the coding sequence ATGAGCAAATCACAGCGTCTTTACGGGCCTACCGAGCATACAATCCGCGAGTCGCGTGATACGGATACTTCCGTATACCCGCAATCTCAGCGACATTCTGGAGACGTCGCAGCCGATGAGGATAGAGAAGTTTACGCAGAGCAGGTCAGGCAACTTTATAGCAATTCAATGCCGGGTCTGCTCGCGTCAGCAATTAATGCTCTCCTTATTGTTGTCATCCAAAGAAGTGTCACACCGCATTCTAATCTGATAGTGTGGATCGCGTTGCTGGCGGTGATAAGCCTTTTGCGGTATCGCGATATTCGTGCATATTGGCGAGAGCCACCGGAAGCAGCACAGGCCGCCCGCTGGGGTAAGAGGTTTGCCATCGGGCTGGCATTATCGGGTGTCGCATGGGGTTCCGCGGCTATCTTCCTCTTTCCGGTCGAATCCCTTGCGCATGAAACTTTTCTCGCCTTTGTGGTCGGGGGCATGGTGGCTGGTGCCGCCGCGGCATTCTCCAGCATAATGACTGCTTTTCTCGCCTACAGCGTACCCGCCCTGACTCCGATCATCGTTCATTTTGCGCTGCTCGGGGACGAGCTTCGTCTGGCCATGGGCGGTATGACCCTTCTCTTTGGGATCATGATGTTCGTTGTCGCTCAGCGGGTTCACACGGTCAGGATCGCCTCGGTGAGGCTGCGGTTCCAGAACCGTGGTCTCGTGTGTGATCTCACGGAACAGAGTCTTGCCAAGGAGGCGCTCAAGAAAGCCCGTGACGAACTGGAGGGCCGGGTCAGGGAACGGACTGCTGAGCTCAACAACGCTTATGAAGTTCTCCAGGTTGAAGTAGAGGAGCGCAGGAAGGTCGAGAAGGAACTGCGCCTCCTTACGACGGCAATCGAGCAGGCCGTCGAAGGGGTTTTTGTGAATGCCCCTGACGGCACCATTGTGTACGCGAACAAGGCCTTCTGCAGGATGCTCGGCTACCGTGAAGAAGAGCTGATCGGGCAGCGCATCTGGAAGACGCGTGCCGACGACTCTGGCCAGAGCTCAACGCTGATCTGGGCGACAATCAATGCCGGGAATGTATGGACGGGACGCATCACGAGAAGAAGAAAAGACGGCGGGCTTATCGAAACGGAAACGTCCGTCGGGCCGATCAAGGACGATACAGGGAAGGTTATTAACCAGGTCGGCGTTTGCAGGGACATTACCGGACAGCTGCGCTTGGAAGACCAGCTCCGCCAGGCGCAGAAGATGGAAGCGCTTGGTACCCTCGCAGGAGGCATCGCCCACGACTTCAACAACATACTCGCCGCCATGCTCGGGTTCACCGAGATGGTTATCGAGGACGTTTCGGACAGACCGGACGTACAACATAAAATGGAGCGGGTGTTGAAAGCGGGACTCAGAGGCAGGGACCTGGTCAAACAGATACTCGCCTTCAGCCGCAACGCCGAGGGGGAACTGAAAGAATTGAGCCTCACCTCCCTCATTAGAGAGACGCACGCGTTACTCCGGGCGTCTCTGCCGAGCATCATCGAGATGCGCCTTGCCGTTGACACAAAGGACGACTGCGTCCTTGGTGAACCCACGCAGCTCCAGCAGGTGATCATGAATCTTGTTACCAACGCGGCCTACGCTATGCGGGAGAATGGGGGGCTTCTCACCACACGGCTCTCTTCGACTACCTTTCCCGAGCGCAATGTTTCTCTTGATCCCGATATGAAGCCGGGTACGTATGTGAAATTAACGGTGAGCGATACCGGAACCGGCATGACAGACGAGGTACGCGAAAGAATCTTCGAGCCCTTCTTCACGACCAAGGAGCCCGGGCAAGGCACCGGCATGGGCCTTGCGGTGGCCTATGGTATAGTCAAGAGCCACGGAGGCACTATCACGGCGCAAAGCCAACCAGGACAGGGATCGACCTTCGAGGTGTTCTTACCTCAAGCGCAGAAACCAAGGACCACGAAAGAGGCAGCAACGACTGACGCGCCACTCAGGGGCACAGAGCGGATACTCTTTGTCGACGATGAGGAACTACTCGTGGAGATGGTGTCGCAAGTGCTTGGTGACCTCGGGTACCACGTGACCACTGCGCGTAACGGTTCGGAAGCCTGGGACCTGTTCCGCGAAGACCCGTCGGAATTCGATCTCGTCATTACCGATCAAACCATGCCTGATATGAGTGGCATGAGTCTCGCCCAGAAGATGCTCAAGGTGCGAAAGGAACTGCCTGTCATTCTCTGTACAGGGCACAGCGAAACCGTATCACCCGAGACAGCGCATGAAGTAGGTATCTCTGCCTTTGCGATGAAGCCTGTCCTGAAGCGGGAACTGGCGGAGACTGTGCGGAGAGTGCTGGATGGGGCAATGGTCAGAATTTGA
- the nrfD gene encoding NrfD/PsrC family molybdoenzyme membrane anchor subunit, translating to MEANTFLFWNWTVVVYLFLAGVSAGAFTVSALAYLIDRDKYLDIIRTGAYIAPFPLIVGLICLIWDLERPWLFWKLVVTLRTTSVMSYGAWLLLIFSGLSFVYFYLWLPERFDILQLTRLLPARLRALGLVRLLAPHRALGRQSLNRFRGWIGVLGIPVALLVGIYTGVLLSVVSARPFWNNPMLPMLFLISALKTGSASISLANLYVSRSGGPRSQGILTNTLMMLTVDMVLVILSIITIALFIFGFYTPATSSGEAAQPIMGGAYTLLFWGLVIVAGTLFPLAIGLYETAPHFSKTTRHHAHKGWLTGAATLAVLAGGFFLRWVVVYAGQATAMISS from the coding sequence ATGGAAGCAAACACATTTCTATTCTGGAACTGGACTGTGGTCGTATATCTTTTTCTTGCAGGCGTGAGCGCCGGCGCGTTCACTGTCTCTGCACTGGCATATCTGATCGACCGGGACAAGTACCTGGATATCATCCGTACAGGCGCCTATATTGCGCCATTCCCATTGATCGTTGGCCTCATCTGCCTCATCTGGGATCTCGAGAGGCCTTGGCTCTTCTGGAAACTGGTGGTGACGCTGCGGACCACGTCCGTCATGTCCTACGGTGCATGGCTCTTGCTCATATTCTCCGGACTCAGCTTTGTCTACTTCTATCTGTGGCTGCCGGAGCGCTTCGACATCCTGCAATTGACTCGTCTGCTGCCCGCGCGCCTGCGTGCACTGGGCCTCGTACGGTTGCTTGCGCCACATAGAGCACTCGGACGGCAAAGCCTCAACCGCTTCAGGGGCTGGATTGGAGTATTGGGCATACCTGTCGCTCTGCTGGTCGGCATATACACCGGCGTTCTCTTGAGCGTTGTTTCTGCAAGACCCTTCTGGAATAACCCCATGCTGCCCATGCTCTTTCTCATTTCAGCGTTGAAGACTGGCAGTGCTTCCATCTCTTTGGCCAATCTATATGTGAGCAGGTCCGGAGGCCCACGCTCTCAAGGGATCCTGACGAATACCCTCATGATGCTTACAGTCGATATGGTCCTGGTGATTCTTTCGATCATCACTATTGCTCTTTTCATCTTCGGATTCTATACCCCTGCGACGAGCTCGGGAGAAGCAGCGCAGCCTATAATGGGAGGAGCATACACGTTGCTCTTCTGGGGCTTGGTGATTGTGGCAGGTACTCTCTTTCCTCTTGCCATCGGGCTTTACGAAACGGCTCCTCATTTTTCCAAGACCACACGGCACCACGCACACAAAGGCTGGTTGACCGGAGCGGCAACCCTCGCTGTGCTTGCGGGCGGCTTTTTCCTCAGGTGGGTTGTTGTGTACGCCGGGCAGGCGACAGCAATGATCAGTTCATAA
- a CDS encoding molecular chaperone TorD family protein — translation MTGKQKEQFCLLAAALLSPPDGALVSDLKQGELRAQLDALVRALHADRQILTPFLKGTDEPEFLLRLKREYLRLFDQHEGERISLVESTYKPWTADQTCAMAFATSRGLLMGDPALHMFKLYEDAAIAIPDEFRSQPDHLVLELEFLGLLYRSGSQGQLLQFIQDHLDWIPDLKTELEKAGPHDFYRNSIQLIHLFMQHEQKVRNGEAHG, via the coding sequence ATGACCGGGAAACAGAAGGAACAATTTTGTCTTTTAGCGGCTGCTCTGCTCTCGCCTCCTGACGGTGCGCTGGTGAGCGACCTGAAACAGGGGGAGCTTCGTGCTCAGCTCGATGCTTTGGTCCGGGCATTACATGCCGACAGGCAGATCCTTACACCTTTCCTTAAGGGCACGGATGAGCCGGAGTTTCTCTTGCGCCTGAAAAGAGAGTACCTGCGCCTTTTCGACCAGCACGAAGGGGAGAGGATTTCTCTGGTGGAATCGACCTACAAACCATGGACAGCAGACCAAACGTGTGCAATGGCTTTTGCGACATCCAGGGGTCTTCTCATGGGCGATCCTGCACTCCATATGTTCAAGCTCTACGAGGACGCGGCCATTGCAATTCCGGATGAGTTCCGGAGCCAGCCCGACCACCTCGTGCTGGAGCTTGAATTCCTCGGGCTTCTGTACAGGAGCGGATCACAAGGCCAGCTCTTACAGTTCATCCAGGACCACCTCGATTGGATCCCCGACCTTAAAACCGAACTGGAGAAAGCCGGTCCGCACGATTTTTATCGCAACAGCATTCAACTCATCCACCTTTTCATGCAGCATGAACAAAAAGTCAGGAACGGTGAAGCGCATGGATAG
- a CDS encoding 4Fe-4S dicluster domain-containing protein: MARYGMVIDETKCVGCHACRVACQNQNNLHENDAFNFLVEKESGTFPNFSRGFLPAQCQHCDKPPCVSVCPTGASRKRSDGVVIVKEKDCIGCKYCIAACPYNARIITKNGSVDKCRFCIELVESGGTPACVTTCMTGVRIFGDLDDPASDIAQFIAKNRRNLRVLKGELRTGPAVFYRKA, translated from the coding sequence ATGGCAAGATACGGCATGGTTATCGATGAGACAAAGTGCGTGGGCTGTCACGCATGTCGCGTTGCCTGCCAGAATCAAAACAATCTCCACGAGAACGACGCCTTCAACTTTCTCGTGGAAAAAGAATCAGGTACCTTTCCCAATTTCAGCCGCGGGTTCCTTCCCGCGCAGTGCCAGCACTGCGACAAACCGCCCTGTGTTTCAGTCTGTCCGACGGGCGCCTCCCGGAAGAGGAGTGATGGCGTTGTTATCGTCAAAGAAAAGGATTGCATCGGCTGTAAGTACTGTATTGCGGCCTGCCCTTATAACGCGCGAATCATTACAAAAAATGGCTCGGTAGACAAGTGCCGCTTCTGTATCGAGCTGGTGGAGTCGGGCGGCACGCCTGCCTGTGTGACCACATGTATGACCGGCGTGCGAATCTTTGGTGACCTGGATGACCCCGCAAGCGACATTGCGCAATTCATCGCTAAAAATCGCCGCAACCTGAGAGTATTGAAAGGCGAGTTACGCACGGGGCCAGCAGTATTTTACAGGAAGGCTTGA
- a CDS encoding molybdopterin-dependent oxidoreductase — protein sequence MNDNLFKTSRRTFLKGSALTAAALSAGTFGLKAWSKTTASAPVTRVPTICNGCGNRCALFVSVKNKRIWKVEGNPDANGNQGAVCPKGHGYLHDLYNPNRIRSPLKRVNGKFEPVTWEQAYKEIAQKVNLILLDNGPESIFWVNYPQPNQAYALRLMHSMSSPHYFTHGSTCYTARNAGWNFTVGKLPSNDLANSRFIMIVGRNPAGGIDLGEVKGIVKAKEKGAKLVVIDPRHSETAILADEWVPVKPGTDLALLLAMINVMVEEKLYDRNFVANSTVGFQQLEDEIINYPPQWAEKICDIPAQTIIRLTREIAREKPQALIHRGYHGAFGAQYLNSFQTARAIAIANALLGNINRKGGIYFSESAEFGELQPAHPVPPGPSVGKADGTGIPGRYPLGSYGDGISHAIPELALRGVLKCGFVYHHNPLRTNPNPKRVIAGYKKLELLVAIDPVLSETASIAHYVLPASFYLEADEAVDNKHSGKRAQVTIQQKVVDPLFDTRSGFQIIVDLAKHLGVGKYFNFSLDEANELRLKPFGADLKDLKAKGLLEVGLPWTEGFEKLETPSGKVEIASSTLENLGYPAIPRWEAPLVSPDEKDAHSFRLLHGKQAIHTHAMTANQPYLMQVSHRYDLIRLWMNRARAERLGIKNGDLVELKSFIGEGRIRVKVTEGLHPSCVWLPSGYGIFSKRLTTAYDHGLSYNDFLPTLFDPSVGHAMASEVIVSVRKV from the coding sequence GTGAACGATAACCTTTTCAAGACATCACGTCGCACGTTTCTCAAGGGTTCGGCTTTGACTGCCGCTGCCCTGTCCGCGGGGACGTTCGGGTTGAAAGCGTGGAGTAAAACCACGGCTTCCGCCCCGGTGACGCGCGTTCCTACTATCTGCAATGGTTGCGGCAACCGCTGCGCCCTCTTCGTTTCGGTCAAGAACAAACGCATCTGGAAAGTGGAAGGCAACCCGGACGCGAACGGCAACCAGGGAGCTGTTTGTCCCAAGGGGCATGGCTATCTGCATGACTTGTACAATCCGAACAGGATCCGTTCTCCGTTGAAAAGAGTGAACGGGAAATTCGAGCCGGTTACGTGGGAGCAGGCATACAAAGAGATCGCACAAAAGGTTAACCTCATTCTGCTCGATAACGGTCCCGAGTCAATCTTCTGGGTCAACTACCCGCAACCCAACCAGGCGTACGCTCTCCGGCTCATGCACTCCATGAGCAGTCCCCACTATTTCACGCACGGATCGACCTGCTACACCGCCCGCAACGCCGGATGGAATTTCACCGTGGGAAAGCTTCCCTCCAACGACCTCGCCAACTCCCGCTTTATCATGATCGTGGGAAGAAATCCCGCCGGCGGCATCGATTTAGGCGAGGTCAAAGGTATCGTGAAGGCAAAGGAGAAGGGCGCGAAGCTGGTCGTCATTGATCCGCGCCACAGCGAAACAGCAATCCTCGCAGATGAATGGGTGCCTGTAAAACCCGGCACAGACCTGGCTCTCCTGCTCGCCATGATCAACGTGATGGTCGAGGAGAAACTCTACGACAGGAATTTTGTAGCTAACAGCACTGTCGGTTTTCAGCAGCTGGAGGACGAAATCATCAACTACCCGCCGCAATGGGCGGAGAAGATATGCGACATCCCGGCACAGACAATAATACGCCTGACGCGTGAAATTGCGCGCGAGAAACCGCAGGCGCTCATCCACCGCGGCTACCACGGCGCTTTTGGCGCACAGTATCTGAACAGCTTTCAGACCGCCCGCGCCATTGCCATTGCCAACGCCCTTCTCGGTAACATAAACCGCAAAGGGGGCATCTATTTCTCCGAGTCGGCAGAGTTCGGCGAACTGCAGCCGGCTCATCCGGTGCCTCCCGGCCCTTCAGTCGGCAAAGCCGATGGAACCGGCATACCCGGTCGGTACCCTCTGGGCTCCTACGGAGACGGCATATCACACGCGATACCCGAACTGGCACTTCGCGGCGTGTTGAAATGCGGTTTTGTGTACCACCATAACCCGCTCAGAACCAACCCCAACCCGAAACGTGTCATAGCAGGATACAAGAAGCTGGAGCTTCTGGTTGCGATCGACCCGGTGCTTTCTGAAACAGCCTCCATCGCCCACTACGTGCTCCCGGCTTCTTTCTACCTCGAAGCGGATGAGGCGGTAGACAACAAGCATTCGGGCAAGCGGGCGCAGGTCACCATACAGCAGAAAGTCGTGGATCCTCTCTTTGATACACGTTCCGGCTTCCAGATCATCGTTGATTTGGCAAAGCACCTGGGCGTAGGCAAGTATTTCAATTTCAGCCTCGATGAGGCGAACGAACTGCGCCTCAAGCCTTTCGGGGCGGACTTGAAGGACCTGAAAGCGAAGGGATTGCTGGAGGTCGGCCTACCCTGGACAGAAGGGTTCGAGAAACTGGAAACGCCTTCGGGAAAAGTAGAGATCGCGTCATCGACGCTTGAAAACCTCGGTTACCCGGCCATCCCGCGCTGGGAAGCCCCGCTTGTGTCCCCGGACGAGAAAGACGCGCATTCGTTCCGTCTGCTGCACGGCAAACAGGCAATACATACGCATGCAATGACTGCCAATCAGCCCTACCTTATGCAAGTCAGTCACCGCTACGACCTGATCCGCCTCTGGATGAATCGAGCGCGGGCCGAGAGGCTGGGAATCAAGAACGGCGATCTCGTTGAACTTAAATCGTTTATCGGGGAGGGCAGAATACGCGTGAAAGTAACCGAGGGCCTGCACCCTTCCTGCGTGTGGCTCCCCAGCGGTTATGGGATTTTCTCAAAACGCCTGACAACGGCGTATGATCACGGCCTTTCCTATAACGACTTCCTTCCCACGTTGTTTGATCCCTCTGTTGGACATGCCATGGCATCCGAGGTGATCGTGAGCGTCAGGAAGGTCTAA
- a CDS encoding rhodanese-like domain-containing protein: MYRRLFVVMVGLALLFSTVHVVMAADAPAAAPMNPKVKAQLDSAKASIKKVSAEDAKKVLDAKEKVIFLDVRDPGEFSAGHLPGAMNISRGTLEFVVFNQIPDQNAKIYVYCKTTGRSTLATRTLNDLGYKNAVLVDVQYADWVKAGYPVER, encoded by the coding sequence ATGTACAGAAGACTGTTTGTTGTGATGGTAGGGCTGGCGCTTTTGTTTTCAACGGTTCACGTGGTGATGGCAGCCGATGCACCTGCTGCCGCGCCGATGAATCCGAAGGTTAAGGCACAGCTGGATTCAGCTAAGGCCTCGATAAAGAAGGTCTCGGCGGAAGATGCGAAAAAAGTACTCGATGCGAAAGAGAAGGTCATTTTTCTGGATGTCCGTGATCCCGGGGAATTCTCGGCCGGCCACCTTCCCGGCGCGATGAATATTTCCCGCGGAACCCTGGAATTCGTCGTCTTCAACCAGATCCCCGATCAGAATGCAAAAATTTACGTCTACTGCAAGACTACAGGCCGTTCGACCCTGGCCACAAGAACCTTAAACGACCTCGGGTATAAGAATGCGGTCCTGGTCGACGTGCAGTATGCTGACTGGGTCAAAGCCGGGTATCCTGTAGAGCGTTAA
- a CDS encoding sigma 54-interacting transcriptional regulator, whose protein sequence is MRDNLQEYWKTVIDTMMDGVVVVDREGSILSVNNALERIMGYTAAELVGRQCEILDCDTCFCLDEDGRRTKKCELFRAGAVVRRRCRLRRKDGRPLDLVKNAAVLRDRHGEVVGGVETLTDITDLLAKEQTIKELKSLLSPSDGFEGIIGRSAKILGVYELIRNAAASDAPIIIYGESGTGKELVANAIHRQGRRKRGPFVKVSCAALNESLLESELFGHIRGAFTGAERDRQGRFEAAHKGDLFLDEIGDVPLSTQIKLLRVLQEKEVERVGDHRPIRIDTRIVAATHRDLVELCREGRFREDLYYRLNVIPISLPALRERAEDIPLLVDHFVKAIRMRTEKQIRGVTEATLERLMAYQWPGNVRELINVLEYAFVVCEGDLISLNHLPPLFAHAHRAGSLKKGDVTKIDQRGQLIRILEDAGGNRQRAAEALGVSRVTLWKLLKKHDIKVETHFKTLS, encoded by the coding sequence GTGAGAGACAACCTGCAGGAGTACTGGAAGACGGTTATCGATACTATGATGGACGGTGTCGTGGTGGTGGATCGCGAAGGATCTATACTCTCTGTAAACAATGCACTTGAGCGGATCATGGGATATACGGCAGCAGAGCTGGTGGGACGGCAGTGCGAAATCCTTGACTGTGACACCTGTTTTTGTCTCGACGAGGATGGCCGGCGAACAAAGAAATGCGAGCTCTTCAGAGCAGGTGCAGTAGTGAGGCGTCGCTGTCGGCTGCGGAGAAAAGATGGCCGCCCGCTGGACCTTGTGAAGAACGCTGCTGTGCTCAGGGATCGTCACGGAGAGGTAGTGGGTGGAGTTGAAACGCTCACGGACATCACAGATCTGCTGGCAAAGGAGCAGACTATCAAGGAACTCAAGTCACTTCTTTCGCCCAGCGACGGATTCGAGGGGATTATCGGGAGAAGCGCAAAGATACTTGGCGTCTACGAGCTCATCCGCAACGCTGCCGCATCTGATGCTCCCATAATCATTTACGGCGAAAGCGGAACCGGAAAGGAACTTGTCGCGAATGCCATCCATAGACAGGGCAGGAGGAAGAGGGGTCCTTTTGTTAAGGTGAGCTGCGCGGCTTTGAACGAGTCGCTGCTGGAAAGTGAGCTTTTCGGCCATATCAGAGGTGCCTTCACAGGCGCGGAGAGAGACAGGCAGGGGCGCTTCGAAGCCGCGCATAAGGGAGACCTCTTCCTGGACGAGATAGGTGACGTACCGCTTTCAACGCAGATAAAACTGCTCCGGGTGTTGCAGGAAAAAGAAGTGGAACGGGTAGGGGACCATAGGCCCATTCGTATTGATACACGCATTGTGGCTGCGACGCACCGGGACCTAGTCGAACTGTGTCGCGAGGGACGCTTCAGAGAAGATCTCTACTACAGGCTGAATGTGATACCGATCAGTTTACCTGCCCTCAGGGAAAGGGCCGAAGACATCCCGTTGCTGGTTGACCATTTCGTAAAGGCTATCCGCATGAGAACCGAAAAGCAGATTCGTGGAGTGACGGAAGCGACCCTGGAAAGACTTATGGCTTACCAGTGGCCGGGTAACGTGAGGGAGCTTATAAACGTACTCGAGTACGCCTTCGTGGTCTGTGAGGGAGATCTCATTTCTCTTAACCATTTGCCACCGCTTTTTGCCCACGCGCACCGGGCGGGCTCACTGAAGAAAGGCGATGTCACAAAAATCGATCAACGCGGGCAGCTCATTAGAATCCTGGAAGATGCGGGAGGCAACAGGCAGAGAGCTGCAGAGGCTTTGGGCGTAAGCCGTGTTACGCTCTGGAAGTTGCTGAAGAAGCACGACATAAAAGTAGAGACGCACTTCAAGACATTGTCGTGA